Proteins encoded by one window of Archaeoglobus veneficus SNP6:
- a CDS encoding slipin family protein: MDLIPANVNLIFVGLVAVVILFLLSAIRVVKEYERGVIFRLGRLVGARGPGLFFVIPILETMVIVDLRTATYDVPSQEVVTRDNVTVRVNAVVYYRVVDPEKAVTEVLDYRFATAQIAQTTLRSVIGQAELDEVLSERDKLNVKLQQIIDEATNPWGIKVTAVEIKDVELPKEMQRAMAMQAEAERERRAKIIRADAELQAAIKLREAADILAQSRGAMMLRVLQTINEAASEQGTTVVLPIPVELLEYFPRKTDKN, from the coding sequence ATGGATTTAATACCGGCTAACGTAAATCTGATATTCGTAGGGCTGGTCGCAGTCGTAATTCTCTTTCTCCTTTCGGCGATAAGAGTCGTGAAAGAGTACGAGCGTGGTGTAATCTTCAGGCTTGGAAGACTCGTTGGTGCGAGGGGGCCGGGACTCTTCTTCGTTATTCCAATCCTCGAAACAATGGTCATAGTCGATCTGAGAACGGCAACGTATGACGTTCCATCGCAGGAAGTGGTTACGAGGGATAACGTTACCGTCAGGGTCAACGCAGTGGTTTATTACCGCGTCGTCGATCCTGAAAAGGCTGTAACAGAAGTCCTTGACTACCGCTTCGCCACGGCCCAGATTGCTCAAACAACGCTCAGAAGCGTGATAGGTCAGGCTGAGCTCGACGAGGTGCTTTCGGAGAGGGACAAGCTTAACGTCAAGCTCCAGCAGATTATCGATGAGGCGACAAATCCGTGGGGAATTAAGGTTACTGCCGTAGAAATAAAGGACGTCGAACTACCGAAGGAGATGCAGCGTGCAATGGCAATGCAGGCCGAGGCAGAGAGAGAAAGAAGAGCGAAGATAATCAGGGCCGATGCGGAACTGCAAGCAGCAATTAAGCTCAGAGAAGCGGCAGACATACTGGCGCAAAGCAGGGGCGCAATGATGCTCAGAGTTCTTCAAACGATAAACGAGGCTGCTTCGGAGCAGGGTACGACAGTCGTTCTGCCCATACCCGTAGAACTCCTCGAGTACTTTCCCCGCAAGACTGACAAAAACTAA
- a CDS encoding acetyl-CoA carboxylase biotin carboxylase subunit, whose amino-acid sequence MFRKILVANRGEIAVRIMRACKELDISTVAVYSTADKKSFHRVYADEAYWIGKPEPKDSYLNIDKIIEVAKKAECEAIHPGYGFLAENAEFARRCEEEGIKFIGPSPDVIEAMGSKLNARKLMSEAGVPVVPGSPELRNLDDAYKWAEKIGYPVAIKASGGGGGIGISIAWTEEELEAAYHRSKTLGEKYFRDPAVYIEKYMPKPRHIEFQVLADEHGNVIHLGERECSIQRRHQKVIEEAPSPVVDEETREKIGRLAVKGARHIGYTNAGTMEFLYYEGEFYFLEMNTRVQVEHPITELITGIDIVKYQIRIADGEPLQHEQEDVEFRGHAIECRIYAEDPITFLPKTGVIVHYRSPGGIGVRVDSGIHMGCEITPYYDPMISKLSVWGNDRMEAIQRMRRALHGYIIDGVETNIPFHMAVMHNEAFVRGETHTKFIEEQNIKESIKKITEELQPLKKKLAEIFWEEELTKEEVVAATIAALCYAKSMAK is encoded by the coding sequence ATGTTCCGCAAGATACTCGTTGCCAACAGGGGTGAGATTGCGGTAAGAATCATGCGCGCTTGCAAGGAGCTGGACATTTCTACGGTTGCCGTATATAGCACCGCCGACAAAAAGTCGTTCCATCGTGTTTACGCTGATGAGGCTTACTGGATAGGAAAGCCGGAGCCGAAGGACAGCTACCTCAACATAGACAAGATAATAGAGGTCGCTAAGAAGGCAGAATGCGAAGCAATTCATCCTGGTTATGGATTTCTCGCTGAGAATGCTGAGTTCGCAAGGAGATGCGAGGAGGAAGGAATCAAGTTCATAGGGCCGTCGCCGGATGTCATCGAAGCGATGGGCTCCAAGCTTAACGCAAGGAAGTTAATGAGTGAGGCAGGCGTGCCCGTTGTGCCTGGCAGCCCCGAATTAAGAAATCTCGACGATGCGTACAAGTGGGCTGAAAAAATAGGCTATCCTGTAGCAATAAAAGCATCTGGCGGTGGGGGTGGCATTGGCATATCCATAGCATGGACCGAAGAAGAGCTTGAAGCCGCATACCATCGCTCTAAAACACTGGGTGAGAAATACTTCAGAGATCCGGCAGTTTATATCGAAAAGTACATGCCAAAACCGAGACACATTGAGTTTCAGGTTCTTGCAGATGAGCACGGCAACGTCATACATCTCGGCGAGAGGGAGTGCAGCATTCAGCGCAGACACCAGAAGGTTATAGAAGAGGCCCCCTCGCCAGTCGTTGACGAAGAAACGAGGGAGAAGATTGGCAGACTTGCGGTTAAAGGTGCTAGGCACATAGGCTATACGAACGCCGGTACCATGGAGTTTCTCTATTACGAAGGAGAGTTCTACTTCCTCGAGATGAACACCCGTGTTCAGGTTGAGCATCCAATTACCGAGTTAATTACGGGCATCGACATTGTGAAGTACCAGATTCGGATTGCCGACGGAGAACCTCTGCAGCACGAGCAGGAAGACGTCGAATTCAGAGGGCATGCGATAGAGTGCAGAATTTACGCTGAGGATCCCATCACGTTCCTTCCAAAAACGGGCGTAATCGTCCACTATCGCAGCCCCGGCGGTATTGGTGTCAGGGTTGATAGCGGCATCCACATGGGCTGCGAGATAACGCCCTACTACGACCCCATGATTTCAAAGCTCTCGGTTTGGGGCAACGACAGAATGGAAGCGATCCAGCGAATGCGGAGAGCACTGCACGGTTACATAATAGACGGCGTTGAGACGAATATACCGTTCCACATGGCCGTGATGCATAACGAGGCTTTTGTCAGAGGCGAAACACACACCAAGTTCATAGAGGAGCAGAACATAAAGGAGAGCATAAAGAAGATTACAGAGGAGCTCCAGCCTTTGAAGAAGAAACTAGCGGAGATATTCTGGGAAGAGGAGCTGACAAAGGAGGAAGTTGTTGCTGCGACGATTGCAGCCCTCTGCTACGCAAAGAGTATGGCCAAGTAA
- a CDS encoding DNA-directed DNA polymerase, protein MVVVEGWLLDADYITENGKAVIRLWCKDEKGIFVAYDRSFQPYFYAIKEEGVTAEDIMNLKIQKRKEVISPERVEETTAKNLGREVEVFKIYAKHPQHVPKLREAVGELLEVREADIPFAYRYLIDKDLACMDGITIECVERTGSFRSYEVKNVKRNPKDDFPELKILAFDCEMLSAVGMPDPEKDPIIVISVKSGDFEDIINGDDEREVLKRFVKAVKDIDPDVIVGYNQDSFDWPYIKKRAEKLSVRLDIGRDRSELAMRGGRPKIAGRLNVDLYDIAMRSIDVKIKKLENVAEFLGTKVELADIEAKDIYKHWTRGDREAVLRYARQDVLNTYFIAEELLPMHYELSRMIRIPLDDVTRCGRGKQVEWLLMSEAYKLGELAPNPREAGEKYEGAFVLEPARGLHENVICLDFASMYPSIMISFNISPDTLVIGKCDDCNVAPEVGHKFRREPDGFFKRILRMLIEKRREIKKIMKKLDRESNEYRLLDIKQATLKVLTNSFYGYTGWSLARWYCRECAEATTAWGRHFIKKSAQIAKELGLEVLYGDTDSIFVKKSGLNLEELKKEVRKLIGKLREEMPILIEIDEYYSAIFFVEKKRYAGLTADGRIVVKGLEVRRGDWCELAKRVQKNVIEIILKDRDPEKAVNYVRKVIEEIKSGKVPIEDYIIYKGLTRKPSKYESMQAHVKAAMKAAKKGIVYTIGSKVGFVVLKGTGNIGDRAFPSDLIEDFDGDSIVDVDGNRYKLDKDYYIDNQVIPVVMRILERFGYSESQIKGREQKTLDAFW, encoded by the coding sequence ATGGTTGTAGTTGAAGGCTGGCTGCTCGACGCAGACTATATAACTGAGAACGGAAAAGCCGTAATTAGGCTGTGGTGTAAGGACGAGAAAGGAATTTTTGTAGCTTATGATCGCTCGTTTCAGCCTTACTTTTATGCAATAAAGGAGGAAGGAGTTACTGCCGAAGATATAATGAACTTAAAAATCCAGAAGAGAAAGGAAGTTATTTCTCCCGAGAGAGTTGAGGAAACTACCGCAAAAAATCTCGGTAGAGAGGTTGAGGTTTTCAAAATCTATGCAAAACACCCTCAGCACGTCCCAAAGCTTCGCGAAGCTGTTGGAGAACTCCTCGAAGTCAGGGAAGCGGACATACCATTTGCCTACCGCTACCTAATCGACAAGGATCTTGCGTGTATGGATGGAATAACCATTGAATGTGTGGAACGTACAGGCTCCTTCAGAAGTTATGAGGTTAAGAACGTCAAGAGAAATCCAAAAGATGATTTCCCAGAGTTGAAGATTCTCGCATTCGACTGTGAGATGCTTTCAGCCGTGGGTATGCCTGACCCGGAAAAAGACCCGATAATTGTTATTTCTGTTAAATCCGGCGATTTTGAGGACATAATTAACGGTGACGACGAAAGGGAAGTCCTGAAAAGATTCGTGAAAGCTGTGAAAGACATAGATCCAGACGTAATCGTCGGATACAACCAAGATAGTTTCGACTGGCCATACATAAAGAAGAGAGCCGAAAAACTCAGCGTGAGGCTGGACATAGGAAGAGACAGAAGCGAGCTTGCAATGAGAGGTGGAAGGCCGAAGATTGCTGGCAGGCTGAATGTTGACCTCTACGACATAGCGATGAGGAGCATCGATGTAAAGATAAAGAAGCTCGAGAACGTGGCCGAATTTCTGGGAACAAAGGTGGAGCTTGCAGACATAGAAGCGAAGGACATCTACAAGCACTGGACGAGGGGTGATAGAGAAGCCGTGCTGAGATACGCAAGGCAGGACGTGCTTAACACTTATTTCATAGCTGAAGAGCTACTGCCGATGCACTACGAGCTGTCAAGAATGATACGCATCCCCCTCGACGACGTCACAAGATGTGGAAGGGGCAAGCAGGTGGAATGGCTACTTATGAGTGAGGCGTACAAGCTTGGAGAACTCGCTCCGAATCCGAGAGAGGCTGGCGAAAAGTATGAAGGCGCGTTCGTGCTCGAGCCAGCAAGAGGATTGCACGAGAACGTAATCTGCCTCGACTTCGCCTCGATGTACCCCTCCATAATGATATCCTTCAACATAAGCCCCGATACCCTCGTAATAGGCAAGTGCGACGACTGCAATGTAGCTCCGGAAGTTGGGCATAAGTTCAGAAGAGAGCCCGACGGCTTCTTCAAGCGCATTCTGCGCATGCTGATAGAGAAGCGCAGGGAAATAAAGAAGATAATGAAGAAACTCGATAGAGAGAGCAACGAGTACAGGCTGCTCGACATTAAGCAGGCTACGCTCAAGGTTTTAACGAACTCATTCTACGGCTATACCGGCTGGAGTTTGGCGAGGTGGTACTGCAGAGAGTGCGCTGAAGCAACAACAGCGTGGGGGAGACATTTCATAAAGAAGTCTGCCCAGATCGCCAAAGAACTGGGTCTGGAAGTTTTGTATGGAGACACAGACAGTATATTCGTGAAGAAAAGCGGATTGAATCTTGAAGAGCTGAAGAAAGAAGTCAGAAAGCTCATAGGAAAGCTGAGAGAAGAGATGCCAATACTGATAGAGATAGACGAGTACTACAGCGCTATATTCTTCGTTGAAAAGAAGAGGTACGCAGGCCTGACGGCAGACGGAAGAATCGTCGTTAAAGGTCTGGAGGTAAGAAGGGGAGACTGGTGTGAGCTTGCAAAGAGGGTTCAGAAAAACGTTATTGAAATAATACTGAAGGATCGTGATCCAGAAAAAGCCGTAAACTACGTCAGAAAGGTTATCGAAGAGATAAAGAGTGGGAAGGTGCCGATAGAGGACTATATCATCTACAAAGGTCTCACGAGAAAACCGTCAAAGTACGAGAGTATGCAGGCTCACGTTAAGGCGGCAATGAAAGCTGCGAAAAAAGGGATCGTTTACACAATTGGTTCTAAAGTTGGTTTCGTCGTTTTAAAGGGGACGGGTAACATTGGAGACAGAGCTTTTCCGTCGGATCTGATAGAGGATTTCGACGGTGATAGCATTGTTGATGTTGACGGCAACCGCTACAAGCTTGACAAGGACTACTACATTGACAACCAGGTAATTCCAGTGGTGATGCGAATTCTCGAGAGATTTGGTTACAGCGAGTCGCAGATAAAAGGTAGAGAGCAGAAAACGCTTGATGCTTTCTGGTAG
- the purC gene encoding phosphoribosylaminoimidazolesuccinocarboxamide synthase → MGSVKDLQVLKEPERDNLGLGRFIFSDRYSVFDYGEMPDKINGKGASLCLISAYFFERLEKENVANHYVGIVEGDKAKRLEELESPSNIMEVQLVRVIKPLKVNGYDYSPIKAEKANYLIPLEVIYRNVLPEGSSVFRRLEKGLITPEQLGLEGMPKPGQKLDKPIIEASTKLESEDRYITWEEAKEISGLSEEEIEELKSITMSVNEIITKVVSKVGIVNEDGKLEFAFDEKRRLMVVDAIGTPDECRFSFEGMQISKEVLRHYYRRTDWYRRVEALKGQPDWREKAGTPPRLPEELRMAVSEMYMACCNEITGIRFFDVDSLKEVVKKLKELMQVSA, encoded by the coding sequence ATGGGCAGCGTAAAAGATTTGCAGGTTTTAAAAGAGCCTGAAAGGGATAACCTTGGGCTTGGGCGCTTCATTTTCTCCGATCGCTATTCAGTTTTCGATTATGGCGAGATGCCTGACAAAATAAACGGCAAGGGCGCGTCGCTCTGTCTGATTTCTGCCTACTTCTTCGAAAGACTTGAGAAAGAAAATGTAGCAAATCACTACGTTGGCATAGTTGAAGGCGATAAGGCGAAGAGGCTCGAAGAACTGGAAAGTCCAAGCAACATTATGGAAGTACAGCTTGTTAGGGTGATTAAACCACTAAAGGTAAACGGTTACGATTACAGCCCGATTAAAGCTGAAAAGGCCAATTACCTCATCCCCCTTGAAGTTATCTACCGTAACGTACTACCTGAAGGTTCAAGCGTGTTCAGAAGGCTGGAAAAAGGATTGATTACACCAGAGCAGCTTGGACTTGAAGGAATGCCAAAACCAGGACAAAAACTTGATAAGCCCATAATAGAGGCGAGTACGAAGCTTGAGAGCGAGGATCGCTACATTACCTGGGAAGAGGCAAAGGAAATCTCGGGATTGAGCGAAGAAGAAATCGAAGAGCTGAAGTCAATCACAATGAGTGTAAACGAGATTATCACGAAAGTGGTCTCAAAGGTCGGAATCGTGAACGAAGACGGAAAGCTCGAGTTTGCCTTCGACGAAAAAAGAAGGCTGATGGTGGTGGATGCAATAGGTACACCGGATGAGTGTCGCTTCAGTTTTGAAGGCATGCAGATAAGCAAGGAAGTTCTCAGGCACTACTACAGGAGAACGGACTGGTACAGAAGGGTTGAAGCTCTAAAAGGGCAGCCCGACTGGAGAGAGAAAGCTGGTACACCGCCCAGGCTTCCAGAGGAATTGAGGATGGCTGTGTCTGAAATGTACATGGCATGCTGCAATGAAATAACAGGCATCAGGTTTTTCGATGTTGACAGCCTTAAGGAAGTTGTCAAGAAGCTGAAAGAGTTGATGCAGGTGTCGGCATGA
- the carA gene encoding glutamine-hydrolyzing carbamoyl-phosphate synthase small subunit, which translates to MKEERIKAALAIEDGTFVEGFGFGSEGVAEGELVFNTSMTGYVEALTDPSYAGQILMMTYPLIGNYGVCRDDFESDGVKVEGFVVRELCKKPSNWRSQLSVDELLKEYGVPGIEGVDTRMLTKKTRIYGAMKAVLAVGDYDKEELLKRAVEQPSITELDLVDKVCVREPKRMEAEKGKYEVVLVDCGIKLSIARQLVKRGVNVTLVPYNYPAEKILEMNPDGVFISNGPGDPARVKPTIETIRKLAGKLPMAGICLGHQLIGLAMGAKTFKLKFGHRGANQPVKDFETGRVFISSQNHGFAVDDKSLPPNMEVTQINLNDHTVEGLRHKEYPLMCVQYHPEASPGPHDTYFFFDRFVKMLREY; encoded by the coding sequence ATGAAAGAGGAAAGAATAAAGGCAGCCCTTGCAATAGAAGATGGAACATTCGTAGAAGGTTTTGGATTCGGAAGCGAAGGTGTGGCTGAAGGAGAGCTCGTTTTCAACACGTCAATGACAGGCTACGTTGAAGCCTTGACGGATCCAAGCTACGCCGGACAGATTCTCATGATGACATATCCTCTTATAGGCAATTATGGTGTTTGCAGGGATGATTTCGAGAGCGACGGAGTTAAGGTTGAGGGCTTTGTTGTGAGAGAGCTTTGCAAAAAACCCAGTAACTGGAGAAGTCAGCTGAGCGTTGACGAACTGCTGAAAGAGTATGGAGTACCAGGTATTGAAGGTGTCGATACGAGAATGCTGACGAAGAAGACGAGGATATACGGAGCGATGAAAGCTGTTCTTGCTGTTGGTGACTACGATAAAGAAGAATTGCTTAAAAGGGCAGTCGAGCAGCCCTCTATAACGGAACTCGACCTCGTCGATAAGGTGTGTGTTAGAGAACCGAAACGCATGGAGGCTGAAAAGGGCAAATACGAGGTTGTTCTCGTTGATTGTGGAATTAAGCTCAGCATAGCGAGGCAACTCGTGAAGAGGGGCGTTAACGTCACTCTTGTCCCTTACAATTACCCTGCAGAGAAAATACTCGAAATGAACCCCGACGGTGTTTTCATCTCGAATGGCCCCGGTGATCCGGCAAGGGTTAAACCCACAATCGAAACCATAAGAAAACTTGCAGGCAAGTTGCCAATGGCCGGAATATGCCTCGGCCACCAGCTTATTGGCTTAGCTATGGGGGCCAAGACTTTCAAGCTCAAATTCGGGCATCGTGGGGCGAACCAGCCGGTTAAGGACTTCGAGACTGGTAGGGTTTTCATATCGAGCCAGAATCATGGCTTTGCCGTAGATGACAAATCGCTCCCACCCAACATGGAAGTTACGCAGATTAACCTCAACGACCACACCGTCGAAGGTCTGAGGCATAAAGAGTACCCGCTGATGTGCGTCCAGTACCATCCCGAAGCTTCCCCAGGCCCGCACGATACGTACTTCTTCTTCGATCGGTTTGTGAAAATGCTCAGAGAGTATTAG
- the carB gene encoding carbamoyl-phosphate synthase large subunit, protein MPKREDIKKIMVIGSGPIVIGQAAEFDYSGSQACKALREEGYEVVLVNSNPATIMTDPEMADRTYIEPLTADVVARIIERETPDALLPTLGGQTALNIAVQLGEMGVLDKYGVELIGAKLDAIKKAEDRELFKECMHRIGLEVPRSDIANDISEALSIAEEIGYPVVVRPAFTLGGTGGGIAYNREELKEIAAHGLEMSMINQVLIEEGVIGWKEFELEVMRDLADNVVIICSIENFDPMGVHTGDSITVAPAQTLTDWEYQRLRDAAIDIIREIGVETGGSNIQFAVHPTTERFVAIEMNPRVSRSSALASKATGFPIAKIAAKLAVGYTLDEIPNDITKETPASFEPTIDYVVVKIPRFAFDKFPTADPVLGSQMKSVGEVMAIGRTFEEALQKALRSLEIGRYGLGSDGKDKDVTREEIIRKLRYPNAQRVFYIRYALQKGFSVEEIYEITKIDPWFIEKIKNIVEMEKELKELASKHSIDDVPPEILKKAKKLGFSDVQLAKIFGVSEVEIRRIRKRDGISAVFKMVDTCAAEFEAKTPYYYSTYEEENDAKPTEKPKVMILGGGPNRIGQGIEFDYCCCHAVFSLKEEGYETIMVNNNPETVSTDYDTSDRLYFEPITHEDVMNIYENEKPEGVIVQFGGQTPLNIAKQLESSGAKILGTSVDSIDIAEDRERFAELCNRLGIPQPENGIAHSIEEAKEIAARIGYPVLVRPSYVLGGRAMEIVYDEETLERYISEALEVSPEKPILIDKFLEDAIEVEVDALCDGEEVVIGGIMEHIEEAGVHSGDSACVLPPVSLSQDIIDRIVDYTRKMALELNVVGLINIQYAVKDNIVYVLEANPRASRTVPFVSKATGIPLAKIAAKLMTGKKLKELGVKERLNLKHVAVKEAVFPFIKLPGVDPVLGPEMKSTGEVMGIDYDFGVAYYKAELAAGMRLPTEGTVFISVKKEDRERVLPVAKKLAELGFKIIATNGTANFLRANGIDAEIVNKVSQGRPNILDVIINRQVDLIINTPSGKRGKTEGYMIRRAAVDHNIPYITTVSGAIAAVKGIEAIKNAQMTIKSIQEYHEEAV, encoded by the coding sequence ATGCCTAAGCGTGAAGATATCAAAAAAATCATGGTCATAGGCTCCGGCCCGATAGTAATAGGGCAGGCTGCCGAGTTCGATTACTCTGGCAGTCAGGCGTGCAAGGCTCTGCGCGAAGAGGGCTACGAAGTTGTCCTCGTAAACTCGAACCCAGCGACGATAATGACTGATCCAGAGATGGCAGACAGAACGTACATCGAGCCGCTGACAGCCGACGTGGTTGCAAGAATAATCGAGCGTGAAACGCCAGATGCGTTGCTTCCAACCCTTGGTGGGCAGACAGCACTCAACATTGCTGTCCAGCTTGGAGAAATGGGCGTCCTCGATAAGTACGGCGTTGAGCTCATAGGAGCAAAGCTCGACGCAATAAAGAAGGCTGAAGACAGGGAGCTGTTCAAGGAATGCATGCATCGCATTGGTCTCGAGGTTCCGAGGAGCGATATAGCCAACGACATAAGTGAAGCCCTATCAATTGCAGAGGAGATCGGATACCCCGTCGTTGTGAGGCCTGCATTCACCCTTGGCGGGACTGGGGGAGGTATAGCGTACAACCGTGAAGAGCTGAAAGAAATCGCTGCTCATGGTCTTGAAATGTCCATGATAAACCAGGTTCTCATCGAAGAAGGTGTAATCGGCTGGAAGGAGTTCGAACTTGAAGTAATGAGAGATTTAGCCGATAACGTTGTGATAATCTGCTCAATTGAAAACTTCGACCCGATGGGCGTTCATACGGGAGATAGCATAACCGTTGCTCCGGCTCAAACTCTTACAGACTGGGAATACCAGCGTTTGAGAGACGCTGCAATAGATATAATCAGGGAGATTGGCGTAGAGACGGGAGGAAGTAACATACAGTTTGCCGTGCATCCTACAACCGAGCGCTTTGTTGCGATAGAGATGAATCCCCGTGTAAGCCGCTCATCTGCGCTGGCGTCTAAAGCTACTGGTTTTCCCATTGCAAAGATTGCTGCAAAGCTCGCAGTTGGCTATACTCTCGATGAAATACCCAACGACATAACGAAGGAGACGCCAGCGAGCTTCGAGCCAACGATTGACTACGTCGTCGTAAAGATTCCGCGCTTCGCCTTCGACAAGTTCCCCACAGCCGACCCGGTTCTCGGCAGCCAGATGAAGAGCGTCGGAGAAGTTATGGCAATAGGTAGAACGTTCGAGGAGGCTCTGCAGAAGGCGTTGAGAAGCCTCGAAATCGGACGCTACGGGCTTGGCAGCGACGGGAAGGATAAGGACGTTACGAGAGAGGAAATAATCAGAAAGCTTCGCTATCCGAATGCGCAGAGAGTGTTCTACATCCGCTATGCCTTACAGAAGGGGTTCAGTGTGGAGGAGATTTACGAGATAACAAAGATAGATCCCTGGTTTATCGAGAAAATCAAAAACATCGTAGAGATGGAAAAAGAACTGAAGGAGCTCGCTTCAAAGCATTCAATTGATGACGTTCCTCCTGAAATACTCAAAAAGGCGAAGAAGCTTGGATTTTCTGACGTGCAGCTTGCGAAGATATTCGGAGTTAGTGAGGTAGAAATCAGGAGAATAAGAAAGAGAGATGGGATTTCTGCGGTTTTCAAAATGGTCGATACGTGTGCAGCCGAATTCGAAGCAAAAACACCCTACTACTACTCAACGTACGAAGAGGAGAACGATGCAAAACCCACGGAGAAGCCAAAGGTAATGATCCTTGGCGGTGGGCCGAACAGAATAGGGCAGGGTATAGAGTTCGACTACTGCTGCTGTCACGCTGTCTTCAGCCTCAAGGAGGAAGGATACGAGACCATCATGGTGAACAACAATCCAGAGACTGTATCGACAGACTACGACACTTCTGACAGGCTCTACTTCGAGCCGATAACCCATGAAGACGTCATGAACATCTATGAGAATGAGAAACCAGAAGGCGTTATTGTTCAGTTTGGCGGGCAAACGCCGCTGAACATAGCTAAGCAGCTCGAAAGCAGCGGGGCAAAAATTCTCGGCACTTCGGTTGACTCGATAGACATAGCCGAAGATAGAGAAAGGTTCGCAGAGCTGTGCAACAGGCTCGGCATCCCACAGCCTGAGAACGGTATAGCGCACAGCATAGAAGAAGCAAAGGAAATCGCTGCGAGGATTGGCTACCCTGTTCTTGTCCGCCCGTCTTACGTTCTGGGCGGAAGGGCAATGGAGATAGTTTACGATGAGGAGACTCTGGAGCGCTACATAAGCGAGGCCCTCGAAGTCAGCCCGGAGAAGCCAATCCTCATAGACAAGTTCCTCGAGGACGCAATAGAGGTTGAAGTTGATGCGCTTTGTGATGGCGAAGAAGTTGTTATCGGAGGCATAATGGAGCATATAGAGGAGGCCGGTGTGCACAGCGGTGATTCTGCTTGTGTTTTACCGCCCGTATCGCTTTCTCAGGACATAATAGACAGAATCGTGGACTACACAAGAAAAATGGCCCTCGAGCTGAACGTTGTAGGGCTTATAAACATACAGTATGCTGTCAAGGATAACATCGTCTATGTGCTTGAAGCAAATCCGAGGGCAAGCAGAACCGTCCCCTTCGTCAGCAAGGCTACGGGCATACCTCTCGCAAAGATAGCTGCAAAGCTTATGACAGGCAAAAAGCTGAAGGAGCTTGGCGTTAAGGAAAGACTCAACTTAAAGCATGTTGCAGTGAAAGAGGCAGTATTCCCGTTCATCAAGCTGCCGGGTGTCGATCCCGTCCTCGGCCCGGAGATGAAATCAACTGGAGAGGTCATGGGAATAGACTATGATTTCGGCGTTGCGTACTACAAGGCCGAACTTGCTGCAGGCATGCGTTTACCAACTGAAGGGACGGTATTCATCAGTGTAAAGAAAGAAGACAGGGAAAGAGTCCTGCCCGTTGCGAAAAAGCTCGCAGAACTCGGATTTAAGATCATCGCAACCAACGGAACCGCAAACTTCCTGAGGGCGAATGGAATCGATGCTGAGATAGTAAACAAGGTGAGTCAGGGCAGGCCCAATATACTGGATGTAATAATAAACAGGCAGGTAGACCTCATAATAAACACGCCAAGTGGTAAGAGGGGCAAAACTGAGGGCTATATGATACGCAGGGCAGCAGTTGATCACAACATACCATACATTACGACGGTTTCGGGAGCCATAGCAGCAGTGAAGGGCATCGAGGCGATAAAGAACGCGCAGATGACCATAAAGTCAATCCAAGAATACCATGAAGAGGCCGTATGA
- the larB gene encoding nickel pincer cofactor biosynthesis protein LarB, producing the protein MKRPYERPGRNELEDIEEFAKIDHGRHSRAGKPEAVFAEFKTPEEVVRIVKAQIERCGESLVTRASSEHIEAILKEFSDCDVKVNRKGRVVAIRRRLKEYSAESRPVGKVAILTAGTSDIPVAEEAAATAEFLGMEVLKFYDVGVAGIHRLIEPVKKIREAKVDAVIAIAGMEGALPSVVAGLVDRPVIAVPTSIGYGVNLNGLTTLFAMLQSCSSGVAVVNIDNGFGAAVFAYLIARTARL; encoded by the coding sequence ATGAAGAGGCCGTATGAGCGGCCAGGCAGAAACGAGCTGGAAGATATCGAGGAGTTCGCAAAGATAGACCACGGTAGACACTCGAGAGCCGGTAAGCCTGAAGCAGTTTTTGCAGAGTTCAAAACGCCGGAAGAAGTCGTCAGAATTGTGAAAGCCCAGATTGAAAGGTGTGGTGAGTCTCTCGTAACGAGGGCGAGCAGCGAGCACATCGAGGCCATCCTTAAGGAGTTCTCCGATTGCGACGTTAAGGTCAACAGGAAGGGTAGGGTCGTTGCAATAAGAAGACGTTTGAAGGAGTATTCTGCAGAATCCAGACCAGTCGGAAAGGTGGCAATTCTAACTGCAGGAACGTCTGACATTCCCGTTGCAGAGGAGGCTGCCGCCACGGCAGAGTTTCTTGGCATGGAAGTGTTGAAGTTCTACGACGTCGGCGTTGCGGGTATCCACCGCCTCATCGAGCCTGTAAAGAAGATAAGAGAGGCGAAAGTAGATGCAGTTATAGCCATTGCTGGAATGGAGGGTGCTTTGCCGTCAGTTGTTGCAGGGCTTGTTGACAGACCTGTAATTGCTGTCCCGACTTCTATTGGATATGGTGTGAATCTAAACGGATTGACCACGCTCTTTGCAATGCTGCAGAGTTGCTCTTCAGGCGTGGCAGTCGTCAACATAGACAACGGGTTCGGTGCTGCCGTTTTCGCATACCTCATCGCGAGGACTGCGAGGCTTTAG